One region of Diabrotica undecimpunctata isolate CICGRU chromosome 6, icDiaUnde3, whole genome shotgun sequence genomic DNA includes:
- the LOC140444543 gene encoding uncharacterized protein: MDTLKKKRSTYKAQFTRIEKYYSANTSCDDKHQLLSRIDLLKENLAKYDSIQNEIELLDSPSDSEDREEYENKCLDLKCTLQAQVEALNQVSSRPDPDHFSRSGHSHINIKLPNIHLPTFSGNCIEYPSFIDLFRALIVNNSQLSSNVEKFFYFKSYLKGEALKLIDRLPVTDDNFVIA; this comes from the coding sequence ATGGACACTCTTAAGAAAAAGCGTAGTACTTACAAGGCGCAATTCACCCGCATAGAAAAGTATTACAGCGCTAATACCTCTTGTGATGATAAACATCAGTTGTTGTCTCGTATAGACCTTCTCAAGGAGAACTTAGCTAAATATGACTCCATTCAAAATGAAATTGAGTTACTGGACTCACCTAGTGACTCAGAGGACAGAGAGGAATATGAAAATAAATGTCTGGATCTAAAATGTACCCTACAAGCTCAAGTCGAAGCCTTAAATCAAGTGTCTTCCCGACCAGATCCTGATCATTTCTCTCGTAGTGGCCACTCTCATATAAATATTAAGCTACCAAATATTCACTTACCCACATTTAGTGGAAATTGCATCGAATATCCTTCGTTTATCGACTTATTCAGAGCCCTAATTGTCAATAATTCACAGTTATCATCAAATGTTGAGAAATTCTTTTATTTCAAATCATATCTAAAGGGAGAAGCGTTAAAGCTAATTGATAGGTTGCCGGTAACTGATGATAATTTTGTCATAGCTTAA
- the LOC140442753 gene encoding uncharacterized protein has protein sequence MDVGLTPVTLKTEYTGAPVPNKVKYNPNYRIDHFNEYRNEVLSRVPNVHYEWGNVSSVYTPTPDVSVYKSTLKYNYFQKSEFSVIDRQRSKEVDDYYLMCQLHRDQYKDTSGSLHPLNYFKKADYLYQCPSDPTSAYMKHPEYYVKYRQPIVLPLTLERSLKSPMLPERALTGRYNTSSDISYKR, from the exons ATGGATGTCGGATTAACACCTGTAACACTCAAAACGGAATATACGGGTGCCCCAGTACCTAACAAGGTAAAATATAACCCGAATTACCGAATAGATCACTTTAATGAATACAGAAATGAAGTTTTGTCTCGCGTCCCCAATGTTCATTACGAATGGGGCAATGTCTCGAGCGTATACACTCCAACACCCGATGTTTCAGTCTATAAAAGTACATTGAAATACAATTATTTCCAAAAATCAGAATTTAGCGTAATTGACAGGCAGAGATCAAAAGAAGTCGATGATTATTATCTAATGTGCCAGTTGCACCGAGATCAATACAAAGATACGTCAG gtAGTCTACATCctttaaattatttcaaaaaggCGGACTATTTGTATCAATGTCCATCAGATCCCACTAGCGCATACATGAAACATCCAGAATATTATGTTAAATATCGACAACCTATAGTATTGCCTTTGACTTTGGAACGGTCCCTCAAATCCCCGATGCTACCCGAAAGAGCCTTAACTGGACGATACAACACTAGTAGTGATATTTCCTATAAGCGATAA